A single genomic interval of Pochonia chlamydosporia 170 chromosome 7, whole genome shotgun sequence harbors:
- a CDS encoding phosphoribosylformylglycinamidine cyclo-ligase (similar to Aspergillus terreus NIH2624 XP_001209660.1), with protein sequence MSNLRILLIGNGGREHALAWKLSQSARVESIFAVPGNGGTASCPKTTNITSVSADDFPSLVAFAQSNGVNLVVPGPEAPLVDGVEGFFKNAGIPCFGPSKDAARLEGSKTYSKDFMKKYNIPTAAYENFSDYQKAVNYIDSVTHDVVIKATGLAAGKGVILPQSKQEAKDALRQIMVDKAFGSAGDEVVIEELLVGDELSVLTFCDGYSIRSLPLAQDHKRIFDGDQGPNTGGMGCYAPTNIATKELTERIDREILEPTILGMRREKQPFRGVLFTGLMITNAGPKVLEYNVRFGDPETQTVLPLLSVDTDLAEIMLACAEGYLDNCHLKVEHKFSATVVVAAGGYPGSYAKGTAMTVLEPPQGSTIFHAGTKLDGDQLRSSGGRVIAINSVGESLRAAVDASYAALSAGVISFEAMFFRKDIAHRAFRAPAKEAMTYAQAGVDIQAGNDFVEKIKKAVASTKRPGADAEIGGFGGEIDLSQCGYPNAPVLVGAIDGVGTKLMIAQAMKKHDTVGIDLVAMNVNDLIVQGATPLMFLDYYGCSKLDLPSAAAFVEGVANGCRQAGCALVGGETAEMPGMYQGEDYDAAGCAVGAVTSDCRLPQTTAMVEGDVLLGLGSVGVHSNGFSLVRRIIQSAGLAYESQAPWDASTTVGESLLTPTRIYVKSLLPVLGDIKGLAHITGGGLIENVPRMLPDTLTAEIMYGSWEILPVFKWLKQAGNVEPIEMCRTFNSGIGMVIAVDAGKADAVAQSLGAFEKVSKIGRLVRRNQGQHGCEVKNLELWA encoded by the coding sequence ATGTCCAACCTTCGAATTCTTCTTATTGGAAATGGTGGCCGCGAGCATGCTCTGGCGTGGAAATTAAGCCAGTCTGCCCGCGTCGAGTCCATATTTGCGGTCCCAGGCAACGGCGGCACCGCAAGCTGCCCAAAGACAACGAACATCACATCGGTCTCTGCAGATGATTTCCCAAGCCTTGTCGCTTTTGCACAATCAAACGGAGTTAATTTAGTGGTTCCTGGACCCGAAGCGCCTCTAGTAGACGGCGTGGAAGGTTTCTTTAAGAATGCTGGAATTCCTTGCTTTGGACCCTCCAAGGATGCGGCACGTTTGGAGGGAAGCAAGACGTACTCGAAAGACTTCATGAAGAAATACAATATCCCCACCGCCGCTTATGAGAACTTTTCAGACTATCAGAAAGCCGTCAATTACATTGACAGCGTCACTCATGATGTTGTGATCAAAGCCACTGGactggcagctggcaaagGAGTCATTTTGCCGCAATCGAAGCAAGAAGCCAAGGATGCCCTTAGACAAATCATGGTTGATAAGGCGTTTGGCTCTGCTGGAGACGAGGTTGTTATCGAGGAACTTTTGGTTGGCGACGAGCTAAGCGTTCTCACCTTTTGCGACGGTTACAGCATCCGGTCATTGCCCTTAGCCCAGGATCACAAACGTATCTTTGATGGCGACCAGGGCCCTAATACTGGAGGAATGGGCTGCTACGCTCCGACCAACATTGCCACAAAGGAGCTGACTGAGCGAATTGATAGAGAGATCCTCGAACCCACCATCTTGGGCATGCGAAGGGAGAAGCAGCCCTTCCGTGGAGTTTTGTTCACAGGCCTGATGATCACTAACGCGGGGCCGAAAGTCCTGGAATACAATGTACGATTTGGCGACCCGGAGACCCAAACTGTTTTGCCCCTACTCTCTGTCGACACAGACCTGGCAGAGATTATGCTTGCTTGCGCCGAGGGCTACCTCGACAACTGCCACCTCAAGGTTGAGCATAAGTTCAGTGCAACAGtcgttgttgctgctggaggTTATCCAGGGTCTTATGCCAAAGGCACTGCTATGACTGTTCTTGAGCCTCCCCAAGGCAGCACCATTTTCCATGCGGGAACCAAGCTGGACGGAGACCAGTTGAGGTCTTCTGGCGGCCGCGTGATTGCCATCAACTCTGTAGGCGAATCCCTCAGAGCTGCAGTGGACGCTTCGTATGCCGCGCTTTCAGCAGGAGTGATTAGCTTTGAAGCTATGTTCTTTCGAAAGGATATTGCCCATCGCGCATTCCGAGCACCCGCCAAGGAAGCTATGACTTATGCACAGGCAGGCGTCGATATCCAAGCTGGTAATGACTTTGTCGAGAAAATCAAGAAGGCTGTTGCAAGCACTAAGCGTCCAGGAGCTGATGCGGAAATCGGCGGATTCGGCGGCGAGATTGATCTCTCACAATGTGGCTATCCGAACGCCCCAGTCCTTGTTGGTGCCATCGACGGCGTGGGCACCAAACTTATGATTGCCCAGGCAATGAAGAAGCACGATACTGTGGGTATTGATCTCGTTGCCATGAATGTAAACGACTTGATCGTGCAAGGAGCGACGCCACTGATGTTCCTGGACTACTACGGCTGCAGTAAACTTGACTTGCCATCAGCTGCTGCTTTTGTCGAAGGCGTGGCAAATGGCTGCCGTCAAGCCGGCTGTGCtttggttggtggtgagacTGCTGAAATGCCTGGCATGTATCAGGGCGAAGATTATGATGCCGCTGGGTGCGCAGTCGGTGCCGTCACCTCTGACTGCCGACTCCCCCAGACCACTGCTATGGTGGAAGGGGACGTTCTCCTTGGCCTAGGGTCCGTCGGAGTCCATTCGAATGGCTTTTCCCTTGTGAGACGGATTATACAAAGCGCTGGCTTGGCATATGAATCACAAGCCCCTTGGGATGCCTCCACCACTGTTGGCGAATCGCTCTTGACACCGACACGCATCTACGTCAAGAGCCTTTTACCAGTCTTGGGTGATATCAAGGGTCTTGCACACATTACTGGCGGCGGTCTCATTGAGAATGTTCCTCGCATGCTGCCTGATACTCTCACAGCCGAGATCATGTACGGATCGTGGGAGATCCTGCCAGTATTCAAGTGGCTCAAACAGGCTGGAAACGTTGAGCCCATCGAAATGTGTCGGACATTCAACTCGGGTATTGGCATGGTCATTGCTGTAGATGCAGGCAAGGCCGACGCAGTGGCTCAATCCCTCGGCGCTTTCGAGAAGGTCTCCAAGATTGGACGGCTGGTCCGTCGTAACCAGGGTCAGCATGGTTGTGAAGTAAAAAATCTCGAATTATGGGCATAA